ATGGACTTTGACGGGAAGGTGGGCACCTACTCCCCGGCTGAGCTGACCATCAAGGCGGGCGACGTGGTGAAGTTCGTGGTGAAGAGCGGACCGCCCCACAACGTGGCGTTCGATCCCGCGACCCTGCCGGCGGGTGCCGCCGACGTCCTGGGCAAGGCCATGGCCGAGACGATGGGGCCGTTGACCGGTCCGATGAAGGTCGGGATGGGCGAGAGCTACGAGATCAACTTCGCCGGTGTCCCCGCGGGTACGTACGATTATCACTGCACGCCGCACGTGGCGTTCGGGATGAAGGCCAAGCTGATCGTCCAGTAGGCCCGCCACTGTTCAGAGGGCCCGGGGCACTGCCCCGGGCCCTCTGTCATGTCCGCTCGTCACGGCGCTCCGGGCCGTGGGCCCGGGAGATGGGCCCCAGGGCCAGGACCAGGACCAGCGCCAGCCCGGTGCCGGCCAGGGCGTCCACCGCATAGTGCATCTGGCAGTAGACGACGCCGACGGTGAGCAGCACCGCCGGTGGGATCAGCATCGCGCCGAGCGGGCGCCAGCCCCGCCAGGCGGCGGCGGCCGCGACCAGCGTGGCCGCCACGTGGGACGACGGAAACGCCGCGCCGTAGGCGCTGCCACGGGCCAGGGTCCGGTAGACGAGGCGGGCGGGGCCGTTGTCGAGGAAGGCGGGCGACGGCCGGGGGAACTCGTAATACGGGCCGGCGACCGGGTAGAGCAGGAAGACGGCATAGCAGGTGAGGAACGTCGCCATCAGCCAGAGCACGCTGCGTTCGGCCGCCTCGGCCCGGCCCATCGCCAGGAAGAGCAGCGGCGGGCCGAGCACGATCGGATAGTACGCGAAATAGACCGCGTGGAGCAGCGCCGACCAGAACGGGCTCGGATAGGCTTCCCACCAGGTCCGGCTCAGCTCCGATCCGAAGAGCGCCAGCTCCCACCCCCGGACCGCGGCGTCGTGCACGGCGATGGCGCCGAAGTGGTTGAGGAGGTCGATCGCCGGGTAGAAGGCGCCCAGGGTGAGCAGCGGATACACGGTGCGCAGGACCTGCCCGGCTGGCCCCGGGCTGGCGTGCCGCGCGAGCGCCACCAGCAGGACAATCAGCGCATTGGCCACCAGCACCCCGCCCACCGCAGGGTACCCCGGCAGGCGCAGCAGCGCGAGGAGGGCCGTGAAGAGGGCGTACCCGAGGACCAGCCAGTCCACGGGGCGCAGCGGAGCCGGCGGGTTCACAACCAGCGCTGCTCGCGATACCACTGGGCGGTAGCCTGCAGGCCTGCGGGCAGGTCATGCCCTGCCTGCCAGCCGCTGTCGCGAAGCAGCGGCGCGGGATCACCCGTCCACGCGGGCTGGAAGAACTCGTTGGCCTTGTCAGGGGTCAGGATGGTGGCCCGCCCGGCCAGCCGGGCCGCCGCGCCGGTGATCCCGAGCGCCACACGGGCCAGCACCGCGGGCAGCGGCACCACCCGCGGCGGCCGACCGGTGAGCGCGGCTCCCACGGCGCGTACGAACTCGGCGCTGGTGAACACCCCGGCGTGGCAGGCGTAGTACGTCCCGCCCACGGTCCGTTCACTGGTCCCCGCCGCGAGGAGGGCGGCGGCCAGGTCGGGGCCGTAGACGGCGGAAAGCTCCTGGGTGCCGTCCCCGAACACCGGCGCGATCCCGGTCCGGGCGAGCCGGAACACCTTCAGCACCTCGGTATCCCGGGGGCCGTAGACCATCGGCGGTCGTACGATCGTCCACGGCAACGGGCCGGCCCGCACCACGTCCTCGCCCGCGAGCTTCGAGCGGCCGTACGCGGTGACGGGGCGCGGGGGCTCGTTGCCCAGGAGCGGGTGGCCGCGTGGAGCGGGTCCGCCCGCGGCCATGCTCGAGACCAGCACGACGCGAGGCCGCGCCCCGGCGGGCACGGCCTCGAGCAGGTTCCGGGTGCCGTCGCGATTGCCGGCGAGAAACTCGGTTTCGTCACGGGCGGCGACCAGGCCCGCCACATGGAAGATCAGGTCCGCGTCCCGGACCGCCTCGCGGAGGGCGGGCAGCTGATGCAGGTCGCCGGTGACGGTCCGGACGCCCTGGGCCACCAGCCCGGCAGCCCTGGCGGGCGAGCGGACCAATGCGGTGACCTCGATTCCCTGGCGCCGCAGGGTCTCGGCCAGGTGGCTGCCGACGAACCCCGTGGCGCCGGTGACCAGCGCCCTCATAGCGGCCGGTCGTACAGCCGGTAGGTTTTGTAGACCGAGAATTCCATCTTCTCGAGCCCCGCGTTCATCGCGGGATTGTCCTCGAGGATCCAGCCTGCCTCGCCCCAGTAGATGCCGTGCTCGGCCGCCTTGGTCCAGATCCAGTGGTAGAGCATCGCGTCGATGCCCTTGCCGCGCAGCTCCGGGATGACGCCGAGGAGGAGGATCCGCGCCCGGCGCAGCCGGCGC
The Gemmatimonadota bacterium DNA segment above includes these coding regions:
- a CDS encoding cupredoxin domain-containing protein, whose product is MRAMTMVAGLALALAACGGKSGEQPADQPATPAPAEQAPAPVATGTTHEVAMDFDGKVGTYSPAELTIKAGDVVKFVVKSGPPHNVAFDPATLPAGAADVLGKAMAETMGPLTGPMKVGMGESYEINFAGVPAGTYDYHCTPHVAFGMKAKLIVQ
- a CDS encoding NAD(P)-dependent oxidoreductase, coding for MRALVTGATGFVGSHLAETLRRQGIEVTALVRSPARAAGLVAQGVRTVTGDLHQLPALREAVRDADLIFHVAGLVAARDETEFLAGNRDGTRNLLEAVPAGARPRVVLVSSMAAGGPAPRGHPLLGNEPPRPVTAYGRSKLAGEDVVRAGPLPWTIVRPPMVYGPRDTEVLKVFRLARTGIAPVFGDGTQELSAVYGPDLAAALLAAGTSERTVGGTYYACHAGVFTSAEFVRAVGAALTGRPPRVVPLPAVLARVALGITGAAARLAGRATILTPDKANEFFQPAWTGDPAPLLRDSGWQAGHDLPAGLQATAQWYREQRWL
- a CDS encoding phosphatase PAP2 family protein; the protein is MNPPAPLRPVDWLVLGYALFTALLALLRLPGYPAVGGVLVANALIVLLVALARHASPGPAGQVLRTVYPLLTLGAFYPAIDLLNHFGAIAVHDAAVRGWELALFGSELSRTWWEAYPSPFWSALLHAVYFAYYPIVLGPPLLFLAMGRAEAAERSVLWLMATFLTCYAVFLLYPVAGPYYEFPRPSPAFLDNGPARLVYRTLARGSAYGAAFPSSHVAATLVAAAAAWRGWRPLGAMLIPPAVLLTVGVVYCQMHYAVDALAGTGLALVLVLALGPISRAHGPERRDERT